The stretch of DNA ataaaaactaattgcacagtttggtcggaattgacgagacgaatcttttgagcctagttagtctatgattggacaatatttgtcaaatacaaacaaaaaagctacagtgttgattttgcaaaaaaattttggaactaaacaggactttagttttttattttacacaatgacTAAATAACCTagtcttttggagatgctctaggcCTTAGCTTGTACTACAACCTCAGCATCTGGGaaagtcaaaaaaaaaaccccTCAGCATCTGGGATATCCAACCGCGCTGCCGTCATGGCCGCCCCAGTCTCCTTCCTGTACGCCACGGTCGTTCAAGCAGCCGCCATGGATGGCAACCTTCCCATGCTCATAggtaacaacaacaacaacaacatcaacaacaacaacacatACGGCCTCTCGATCTTTCTCAACTACCTTTTTTTCCGTGCTATTTGATGATCCTCTCCTCTGACCTCTCTCCATTGCATGCTGATCTCTGGTAGATGCTGAAACGGCGAGCGGTATGGACTTGCAGCAAATGCGTGGCATAAAGGGCCAGAACCTGCTCCACCTCGCCGTGGCGTGGGAGCTTGCGTTACGGGGCGGCTGGACGTCTGCAGGTACCTGGTGGAGGAGAAGGGCTTCCATGTCATCTCCACCTCTACGGAAGGTACGTGATCCCATGCTCCCCGCGCCCTCCTCGCCGGCCGAGCGGTTACCTGGGCTGGGCGACGACGAGCTCCGGCCGCCGGAGTCCACGCGGACGCCACTGAGGTACTAGCTCTCCATCTCCACACACTCGCAGGCGAGACGCCCATCTTGGTCGCCACCGACACCAATTGGGTTGTGAACGGCGGGCCCGGTGTCCCCGGCGTCGTCCCTCTTCTCACCTACTTTCTCGGCCATGGCGGCGACCCGGCTGCTCCCGACGCCAGCGGTTGCACAGCCTGAGGTGGCTGGCGGTAAGCTTACAACCCgtttttactctctctcctcttctctctcctccacctcagcatttagctcgcttacagcctgctataatacttgctcttagctGCAGTTGGCAGTGGCTCAGCGGACATTGTCAATTTCATGCTACAGGCTGGAGCTGACCCTAATATTGATGACGGGGTATTATATTAATGACTCTTTCCTTGTCTGTGCTTGCTGTTTATTATTTGCTCTATACTAATTCTGAGGAAATAAAATGAACTTGAACCGTTTATACTACCCTTGTCAGCTTTCGAGATGCAGTATGTATATCCCCACTTCAACCTTTGCTATTGTAATGCAGTATGGGAGATTCCCAATCATGCAAGCAGCTGCTCATGGGCGACGTGAGATTGTAGAAATCCTGCTTCCTCGGACAAACCCCATTCCTTACCTACCAGACTGGAGCGTAGGTGGGATTATTAGTACCATGAAAACTCTACCTCGGGTATGTTAGCACATTTTCCTAAAAATATTAGGGGATGTTTGGTTTGATGAATAATCTACACTCTATCATCTtcttactcttttttttttctttggttcATGGAGTGGAATGAGTGTATTCATCGCCACTTCATTTTTTACAAAGCTAATGATTAATACTAGTACGAGGAATAGAAATGGAGTCATTATATATAACACCAAATTTAAGGAATGGTCTCATGTGCACCATCTGGTCTAGAATGGAGTAATTTCCTAAACCAAACACTCTATTAATTTCGATTTCAATATATGAGCAAATTAAAAATTGTGCTAACTACATGCTTGTGTCATTTATTTACCTCCGAACTCTTTGCATGCACCACgtgtcatgcatgcatatggaaCTGAACATGTGCTACCTTTTCTTAGGAGTTGTATGTAGAACCAATTGCTAATGCCAAGTCAGAAGGAAGGGAAGCGTTTGCAAATGGTGACTACGGTTATGCACTCTACTGTTTTTCGCGGGTAAGTATATATATCTTTGAACGTAGTTCTGATGGAACCAGCTGCTGAATAATCTTTAATTTACTGCTGTTTAAGCGAACCATGCAGGCAAGTGCCATTGACCCGCCACCTGTCTTCTGTTCATGCAGCCAAGTTGCATTGACCCGGATGACGCCACCTTACATGCTAACCTGAGCCTATGCTCTCTGAAGCTGAGAAATGGGGTGCAAGCTGTGCGCTACGCTCAAGAATGCCAAAGGTTGCGTCCTGATTGGGCCAAAGCATGGTTCCGCGAGGGCGAGGCTCTCAGCATGCTCCAGGTATAAGCCATATTTTTTCTACCAgcaaacagtgtttttctctcataataaatcagcgaacagtattttcagTCATGATTTTTCGGACCAGCGAACAGGCTCACGGTAGAACCTAACCTCAGCACTTGTAGTGATCACACTGCAAATCTACAACATAGAATCTCGATGTTCAGAAGCACCGATCTTTGCGCCTGTAAAGATCCCGTTGTCACATAATCTGATATCTGCAATCTGTAAAGATCTCACAGTAATAATCTCGATTTACAGAAGCACGGAGCAGCAGTTACTGCATTCCAGGAAGCGCTGAAACTTGACCCTGCCAGTGTCGAGATCAAGAACAAGCTCAGGTATTAGCGCCATCTGTTAGTTGTttcataagttcttgtttttttttttttttggaacacaTGGGTGCACTGGCATCTGAACCACAGCTAGCTAGCTCTTGCATTGCATATGTACAGCATTTTGTGGTGTGAACGGCTTTTGATTctttatgaaaaaaaaaactgcagaGAGGCCAAGGAGGCATTGAGCAAGTACCATTGAGCTAGCTGCAGCTTTCCTTCACATATCATCTCATCGCGCATTCGCAGTGTGGGCCTGATCGATCGATATGCTAATTAAGTAAAGTTGTCAAAATGCCTTGTGCCAGCAATACTAATTTAAGGACTAGTTTTATCTGCTCATTGAACTCTTAGATCATTTCGTTGGCTTGCGGTATGCTAGCTTAGGCAGGAAACCCGTTGATGTAAGAGGACTTGGCATTGCCGGTTATGTTAATTCTCGTTATTTCTCGTTCATTGAAATTAGCTGGTTGGGTATCACACCTTCACTTGCAAGCTTCGATCTATCCAACTATCCAATGCAAACACCCCCAACTAATTTTTTGCTTAGAGTTCAGATTTTAGAAACTAGAGACAAACTGATTTTAAGAATCCAAAACTGATCCAAACAGGACATTaatttaattaaatatataaaataaaatattaatattatagtATATAACTAGTATCATCACATTACATAGATGGTTCAATCTATTGTTATAATAAACTAGCAAAAGTGCACGTGCGTTGGAACAGGTGAAAAGATATAAAGTCATCCATAATTTAACATCTCTGTCTTATTTTCTCTTGCAAACAACAATTTTTCATTTACatcattatatttttattgcacTTAATATTATGCTAAAAAAACATATCATCACACTATAAAAAACCAAGTTTTTAGGATTTTTCCCTCTATAATAATCGTTCGATCTGTACGTCGTGCTATATGAGACCTACATCATGTATAATGTTACTATTCTTTTATAACAACTGTTCGATCTAAATGTCATATTATATGAGCCCTCCATCATCTATGATTTACATGTAAGATTTAAGACCCCTATTCAATCTCACAGTAATGCTAGCCATCATAAGTCACATCCTTCTCTCTTGCTCCTTCATCGTGCAACTTTTGTTAAAGTCGAGACCAATAGCACACAATTAATTAATGAGGAATACAAACCAATGACAGGAAAATTATTAAAGATAGAATCATGCCCATATATTCTAACAGGAAAATAATAACTTGATAGCCACGTGTCCTCCATACACAATAGTCATTTGCACCGTCACGAAAGCTGGCATTGCTTGATTTATCTAGTGTTGATATCACCATCCAACGTAAGTGGTAGGAGACTTTCCTATCAATTTCAAGATTTGTTTCCTCTTGTCACGTTTCTATCATACTATTTTCTTTTTCCCATGTCTAGCTTCAGTTTTGGTCTAGCCAGAGTTcttatatggccttgtttagttccgaaaagatttcagatttcggtactatagtattttcgtttttatttgacaaatattatctaattatggactaactaggctcaaaaaattcatctcgtgatttacagacaaactgtgcaattagtttttgttttcatctatattaaaTGCTTCATACACGTGCCCTAAAATTcgttgtgacgaaaaatcttaaaaagtttttggtttttcggctgaactaaacaaggccctaattgGCAGCGCCAAGAATCAGAGTCATATGTAGTAATAGCTATGGAGCCGAACCTCAACTGAGTTCAAAGTTCGACACGCACTTTGTAACGTATTTTGTCTCTTCATGGCTGGCGAACACATAGCTAGTGAATTgaaattttcataattatatattaagaagaaaagatttatttaaagatataatagttgttaatatattttataaaattattaATTTTGAAAAGTTATACTGACACGATTTATTGAGGGAGTAGCTTTGATCTTTGGGGCTGGAGCACCTGTTGACCACAGAAGACGAAGAGGCCGCGCTTCGTTCAAACCGTGGGCCCGCTCCGCCGCATCGTCTTCCATCCCCATTTCAGCTCTGCTCTGCTCCACCCCCACAAAAAACCCTCTACAGCTACAGGCTACAACCACCGCCAAAACCCCACCGCCCCCTCGAGGTCGCCGTCCGCCATGCCCCCCAGCCCCCTCGAGGTCGCCGTCCGGGCCGCCGTCGCTGGCGACCTCCGGCTCATCAAGGGTAACAACCGCCTCTCCTTCCCTGTACCCCCTCTCTCTGGACCGCGCGCGCAATTTGATCCTCAATTCCTCTCCCCTGTTTATAAATGGTGTAGAAATGGCGACCACTATGGACCTGCGGCGAGGCATGGGGAGAAACGGCCGCAACATGCTCCACTTCTCGGCGACCGCGGGGGTGCTGGACTTCTGCAGGTTCCTCGTCGAGGAGGCGGGCTTCCATCCCAACTCCGTCTCGGCGGAAGGTAATCTAACCCCACATTCCGACGCTCCCTCAGCCTCCCTCGCCGGATCTCACCTCACCTCACCTCTCTTATCGGGGCAGTAGGCAGAAACGTACAACACGACCCAGTGTGTGTCTCTGTGACGTCCGATTGAGACGCTATATAGCTATCCTTTCCACCTGCAGGCGAGACGCCCATCTTCACCGCCACCGAGGCCGACGGCGGTGGCGCCGCAATCGTCTCTGTCGTGCGGTACCTCATCGAGCGTGGTGGCGACCCGGCGAAGCCCGACGCCAAGGGGTGCACGCCGCTGCACAAAGCCGCGGAGTTTGGTGCGTCGATCGATCGATCAATTCCTGGCCTTTGATACATACATCTCTGCAACGTCTTGGAATTATCTCCTGCTCCAGCTGTGTGCACTTCGTTTGGACTTTGAAGTCTCTGCATGCTGTGTACCATCTCTTTAATCTGTGCCTGCAGGGCACGTCGAGGTTGTGAGGCTGCTGCTGTCCAAGGGTGTTCCCGTGGATCCTATCGAACGTCGCGGCACGCCGCTGCACTTGGCCGCGGTGACTGACAATCACCAGTCTCTCAAGCTCCTGCTGGATCATGGCGCTGATGTAAGCTGCAGAGTATCCTTGCGTTGTTATCCTGTTGCTCTGGCAATTTGTTGGCACACAATACACATTAGAAAAGCACTGTACCTGCTAGATCTTTGGTTTGTCTTAGCAGTATATAATACACAATTGATTTGTTGGTCATTGGCAATTTGGCACATAATTGCTCATTGTCGTAGCTTTAGCAGAATATATTTCTCAATGGTCGCATTTTACATATCTGTGATCTGACTGGCTATTGTAACTGCTACTCATTTCTCATTGCAGCCCAATAGAGTTGTCACTCGTATATTTTCTCCGCTCCTTATGGCATGCATTGGTCACTCCTTCAAATGCTTGAAGCTATTAGTCGAGGTCCAGTTACTTGTTGGCTTAAACTTCTTGATAACATtataaattttgtaaattatgttTCACTGAACCTACTTGTATTCTATCCTCTGTAGGCTGGTGCTGATGTGAATTTTGTAAGTCCAACTGGGCGAACTGTGTTGTTCAATGTAGTTGAAGATGGCTTAATCGACTTTGTCAAGTTCCTGTTGGAGGCTGGAGCTGACCCTAATATTCCTGATGGGGTAATCATGGCTCTTTCTTTCTCTCTGCTGTTTATTTACTCGGTAGGTTTAATCTGAGGTGTACAATCGCATTGTGCCCTTTGCATATCTGATAGCTGGGCAGTAGAATGAAACCAAGGTCTGTCAGATTCCAAGCTAGCTTCACTCCCCTTTAAAAATCATTCATGCCGTTTTTATGTGTTTTCAACAATCAGTCATTAGCTTTTGTTTTCTGATCATGAAAGCATAAGTGGTTCCAGTATGTAGGTCCAGAGCATATTGGAAATTATTCTGCTATTTGAAATGCTTGTCTCGGCACATGGActataatttccagcacttGATCACTAACTGGATTTTAAGTTTTTTAGTTTTCCTTCAAATTCTACTCTATGTGTTTAACGATATATATGACTATCAATTACATTGCTATGAATTCATGAATGTCGTATTTTTTTTTCCAACAGAAGTTAAGAGTGAGAAAGAAGCTGTACTGTTGATATCCTTTTTATCACCTTTCATGATGGACTATGTTACCACTTCAATTTTTGTCATTTTAATGCAGAATGGCAGACTCCCAATCATGCTAGCAGCTACTCGTGAGAAACGTGAGCTTGTTGAGATTCTACTTCCTCAGACAAAGCCAATTCCATTTGTGCCAGACTGGAGTGTTGATGGGATTATCAGGGCTATGAAATTGATACAGTCGTCCGAGCCTCGGGTATATTAGCGCACTTATCTAAAGCTTTCTTAGTTAACAGACAAACACATGCATGATTATGGATTTATGATTCCATGATTTGAATGTAGCAGCAAAATTTTGCTGATGGTACTATTTATCATGCTGTCGGAACATCTTGTATGTAACTGAACATGTGGCGTTGTGTTTAGGAGTTGGTGGAAAAACGATTAGCTGATGCCAAGGCACAAGGAAAGGAAGCATTTGCAGATGGGCACTATGTGGCTGCCGCCTACTACTATATGCGGGTATATCCTTGAACCCAAAATAATGCAACATGCTTGTTGGGATAATATAATATGTTGCACTGTATGTAGTTCTGAAATATCACAATGTTCAGGAAACATGGAGTCTCTTTTCATCTTGCCTTGAAATGAAACGGCAGAGCAATCAAACAAGTGCTGAGTGCTGACAAATCCTGCTGAATCAGTTTACTGTGATGGGATAACTTGAGTCCTCAACGATTGTTCATGCAGGCAAAAGAGATTGATCCAAATGATGCCACCGTATTCTCCAACCTGAGCCTATGCTGGTTGCGGCTGAGAGAAGGGGAACAGGCTTTGGCATACGCTCGGCAATGCAAAGCGTTGCGTCCTGATTGGTCCAAGGCATGGTACCGTGAGGGCATGGCTCTCAGCTTCCTCGAGGTAATAGCTCACATTACATTGAATCATAGTTTTAAATATCCCGCTATAGCTGCCGCTATAGCCCGCTATAGCCTTTTGAGGCAGAGTGCCgctatttgtgttcatgtaCAATTTAGCCGCTATATTCCGCTATAGCCCGATTTAGCTCCGCTATTAGCTGTTTTAGATATGAAACGCTAAACGTCTTcttagcccgctatttaaaacattgcATTGAATCAGCCATCCAATGAACCTGTCAAGTCTCTGCATCTGTAATGATCATGCTGTATTGTCAACCTTGACCCACAGAACTATGAAGGAGCGGTCAATGCGCTCCATGAAGCGCTAAAACTTGACCCTGCAAGCAACGAGATCAAGGAAGCATTACGGTAGGTAGTGGCGCTGGCATCATCTGTTTCATGGTCTTTTTTTTCAGTGGTTACCCTAAGCAAGAGTCGGCATCCATTGGGGCAGGGACATGTGAACCCCAGGCCTTGGGTACGGCTTTCTGTGGTGTGTGAATGGCACTCTTATAAGGCTTTTGATTGTTAAAACCTGCAGAGAGGCCGTGGAGGTACACTTGAACTCCCTGTTGGATGGAGAGGACCCCTGAGCGGCTGCTTCCTTTCACATACCGTCTTGCATTCCTAATCCTCCTCCGCACTGTATCTGTATGGGACTGATACTAAATGCTGCCAAAATGTGCTGCGGCAAAGGACCAACTGGTttagttttatttgctcttTTGCAAGATCATTTTGTGGTTTTCAGTATGTAAGCAAGCTTATTAGCCAGGAAGCATGCGTATCGATGGACTGGATCGTCGATCTTGCACTCTAAATATTCACGTACTGTAGACTGTGGATGTGTTCCAAGAACATGGACTTATTACTAGCGGTCAGGGGGCATATAGTTATGTGCTAGTGCACGTTATTTCGTTGAAACTGGTTGGGTATCACTATCACATTTGCAGTCTTGTCGATCAACATACAAGCTTCTGAAGTTCTGACGTGGTCTTTTATTTACAGTAAGTAAATTGTGGAGTATGCACATTGCATATTCCTTTTGTTTTTCCCTTGAGAAGGACACATGATTGATCTGGGGATAACTTCTTGTGTGTTATTCGGAATTTTTATTTCTTGTATGTAAGAAGCACAATTCCCTGAGGGCCCATGTCGGGTTGGACCAAGCTGTATTCGAGAACTGGGCCGATCCAAGCAAATCCACGTGGGCTAGGCTGTCCAACGTTCCCGCCAACCGGCACAAATAAGCAGTACTCCCGCCAGTTCCTGTCTCC from Sorghum bicolor cultivar BTx623 chromosome 8, Sorghum_bicolor_NCBIv3, whole genome shotgun sequence encodes:
- the LOC8070104 gene encoding hsp70-Hsp90 organizing protein 1; amino-acid sequence: MAATRLLPTPAVAQPEVAGAAVGSGSADIVNFMLQAGADPNIDDGELYVEPIANAKSEGREAFANGDYGYALYCFSRPSCIDPDDATLHANLSLCSLKLRNGVQAVRYAQECQRLRPDWAKAWFREGEALSMLQKHGAAVTAFQEALKLDPASVEIKNKLREAKEALSKYH
- the LOC8070105 gene encoding serine/threonine-protein phosphatase 6 regulatory ankyrin repeat subunit B, with protein sequence MPPSPLEVAVRAAVAGDLRLIKEMATTMDLRRGMGRNGRNMLHFSATAGVLDFCRFLVEEAGFHPNSVSAEGETPIFTATEADGGGAAIVSVVRYLIERGGDPAKPDAKGCTPLHKAAEFGHVEVVRLLLSKGVPVDPIERRGTPLHLAAVTDNHQSLKLLLDHGADPNRVVTRIFSPLLMACIGHSFKCLKLLVEAGADVNFAGADPNIPDGNGRLPIMLAATREKRELVEILLPQTKPIPFVPDWSVDGIIRAMKLIQSSEPRELVEKRLADAKAQGKEAFADGHYVAAAYYYMRAKEIDPNDATVFSNLSLCWLRLREGEQALAYARQCKALRPDWSKAWYREGMALSFLENYEGAVNALHEALKLDPASNEIKEALREAVEVHLNSLLDGEDP